Proteins encoded within one genomic window of Chitinophaga parva:
- the gmd gene encoding GDP-mannose 4,6-dehydratase, translating to MKTALITGITGQDGAYLTELLLKKGYHVHGIKRRSSLFNTDRIDHLYQDPHESGINLTLHYGDLTDATNLISIIQQVQPDEIYNLGAMSHVQVSFETPEYTANADGLGTLRILEAVRLLGLTQKTKVYQASTSELYGLVQEVPQRETTPFYPRSPYAVAKLYAYWITVNYREAYGMYACNGILFNHESPLRGETFVSRKITRAVAKLHLGMQDKLFMGNLDAKRDWGHAKDYVEAMWRILQQDKPEDYVIATGITTTVREFIRMSFAEVGAEVEFTGEGVHEKGIVRSVTAKDSVLQPGQEVVNIDPRYFRPTEVDLLVGDPTKAQTQLDWQPQYDLPALVKEMVAADVALFRREKLLKDAGYKVLNQFE from the coding sequence ATGAAAACAGCCCTCATCACCGGCATCACCGGCCAGGACGGAGCCTACCTCACAGAGTTGCTCCTCAAAAAAGGTTACCACGTCCATGGTATCAAACGGAGAAGCTCCCTGTTCAATACAGACCGCATTGACCATCTCTACCAGGACCCCCATGAATCCGGCATAAACCTTACCCTTCACTACGGAGACCTCACAGACGCCACAAATCTCATCAGTATCATCCAGCAGGTACAGCCCGATGAGATCTACAACCTCGGTGCCATGAGCCACGTACAGGTAAGCTTTGAAACCCCGGAATATACCGCCAATGCAGACGGCCTGGGTACCCTGCGTATCCTCGAAGCAGTGCGCCTGCTGGGCCTTACACAAAAAACAAAGGTCTACCAGGCCTCTACTTCCGAGCTTTATGGCCTGGTACAAGAGGTGCCGCAGCGGGAAACCACACCTTTCTATCCCCGTTCTCCATACGCCGTTGCAAAACTATATGCCTACTGGATCACAGTGAACTACCGGGAGGCCTACGGTATGTATGCCTGCAATGGCATTCTTTTCAACCATGAAAGCCCCCTCCGCGGTGAAACGTTTGTAAGCCGTAAGATCACCCGTGCGGTGGCCAAGCTGCACCTGGGTATGCAGGACAAGCTGTTCATGGGTAACCTGGATGCAAAACGCGACTGGGGCCACGCCAAGGATTACGTGGAAGCCATGTGGCGCATTCTCCAGCAGGATAAACCGGAAGATTATGTCATCGCCACCGGCATTACCACTACCGTGCGTGAATTTATCCGTATGTCGTTCGCGGAAGTGGGCGCAGAAGTGGAATTTACCGGCGAGGGGGTACATGAAAAAGGCATCGTGAGATCAGTAACTGCTAAGGATTCCGTGCTGCAGCCCGGCCAGGAAGTGGTAAATATTGATCCCCGCTATTTCCGCCCCACAGAAGTAGACCTGCTGGTAGGCGACCCTACCAAAGCGCAAACACAGCTGGACTGGCAACCTCAATATGACCTGCCCGCCCTGGTGAAGGAAATGGTAGCCGCAGACGTAGCCCTGTTCCGCCGGGAAAAACTGCTGAAAGACGCAGGTTATAAAGTGCTGAACCAATTTGAATAG
- a CDS encoding polysaccharide lyase family 8 super-sandwich domain-containing protein — translation MNKLLFSFLLCSCAQMCSAQKQQQNQAVIDKLIQSDTYARLVKNVKTSNAAPNNVTQMTQANVRAMNTSTQGPITANINDIATACKQISASSGAESRANTYGSLTTWLASPPKFTWTAGAIEQPSAAAMSLLMLQNDMKHANTGEKLGPQIEELMTRSRQYIRYSWNNGKQSSYFQNLGTDEFEETQRLANVGYRIFALASIAMVTNDNNAMDTLSMIVKNQFLYDYNKSGYFPATIKSDGIIDQHNLGGSQVYNIGYGGDFINDMIRYGNWFRNTPYALSDKEFNTLADLMTDGTQWMFYKNHPAFNIMGRHNALIVNGSASPAYMDQRGNINYLSALIQNKNTDSYKKLMSLKNRLNDFGSYNMDSSKYFWNSDLLIQSNPDYFACIKMLSNKTGSTETGDRNNREGINNYYMGEGSTIMFHTGREYDNARAVWNWRAIPGTTVKQKNGALPLIAYGQFSESNNNIAGGVSDGKTSIGGFYLDRKNNYTQVNAQKAYFAFPKFLLCLGNGVNDNAPDGDNIVTTLNQSERLTPIVYAANGKQPMTVGTDQKVNTTLTLSSPSWFWQDNTGYIIIPSGEGKTVVNLIGEQRQNNWNNIDKRNPSQVQNVNIFQLGIVHGNQGKWNCQEYIYVVVPNVTADQMGAQFTALSSGLKIVNTKDQQSVAYQDYFCTLMLDSRKAENFAFGNNQYKLASTARTAVIIKKKGNQLRIDANKMDNGDNSAANVTIANSNGKKQSLTIPAPAPQSGWLPAGKVLMF, via the coding sequence ATGAACAAGCTACTTTTTTCATTTTTGTTGTGCAGTTGCGCCCAGATGTGTTCCGCTCAAAAGCAACAACAGAATCAGGCAGTGATTGATAAATTAATCCAATCCGATACCTATGCCAGGTTAGTGAAAAATGTAAAAACTTCTAACGCTGCCCCTAACAATGTGACACAAATGACCCAGGCAAATGTAAGGGCAATGAACACCAGCACACAGGGGCCAATTACAGCTAATATTAATGACATTGCTACTGCATGTAAGCAGATAAGCGCCAGTTCAGGCGCCGAATCCCGTGCAAACACCTATGGTAGCTTGACGACCTGGTTGGCATCGCCACCCAAATTTACGTGGACCGCCGGCGCAATTGAACAGCCGTCAGCAGCCGCCATGAGCCTGTTAATGCTGCAGAACGATATGAAACATGCAAACACGGGTGAAAAATTAGGGCCACAAATTGAAGAACTGATGACTAGGAGCCGACAATATATACGCTATAGCTGGAATAATGGGAAACAATCATCTTATTTTCAAAATCTGGGAACAGACGAGTTTGAAGAGACCCAGCGGCTTGCCAACGTCGGTTACCGCATATTTGCCTTAGCGTCAATCGCAATGGTCACAAATGATAACAACGCCATGGATACCTTGTCCATGATCGTTAAAAATCAATTCCTGTACGACTACAATAAATCAGGATATTTCCCGGCAACTATCAAATCCGATGGAATTATCGATCAACACAATCTCGGTGGATCCCAGGTCTATAACATTGGTTATGGAGGGGATTTCATCAATGATATGATCCGCTATGGAAACTGGTTCAGAAACACCCCATATGCCTTAAGTGATAAAGAATTCAATACACTTGCAGACCTAATGACAGATGGTACGCAATGGATGTTCTATAAAAACCATCCGGCATTCAACATTATGGGCCGCCATAACGCGCTTATCGTCAATGGTAGTGCCTCTCCGGCTTACATGGACCAACGGGGAAACATTAATTATCTGTCGGCACTAATACAGAACAAAAATACAGATTCATATAAAAAGTTGATGTCATTAAAAAACAGGCTCAATGACTTTGGCAGTTATAATATGGATTCTAGTAAGTACTTCTGGAATTCGGATCTGCTGATCCAATCAAACCCCGATTACTTCGCCTGTATAAAAATGCTTTCCAATAAAACAGGTTCTACAGAAACTGGAGACAGGAACAACCGTGAAGGCATCAACAACTATTACATGGGCGAAGGATCAACAATAATGTTTCATACGGGCAGGGAATACGACAATGCCCGTGCTGTATGGAACTGGCGGGCCATTCCTGGCACCACTGTAAAACAAAAAAACGGTGCATTACCGCTGATTGCGTATGGCCAGTTCTCTGAAAGTAACAATAACATTGCAGGAGGTGTATCCGATGGGAAAACAAGCATCGGGGGATTTTACCTTGATAGAAAAAACAATTATACACAGGTAAATGCGCAGAAGGCATATTTCGCGTTTCCGAAATTCCTGCTATGTCTCGGCAACGGTGTTAACGATAATGCGCCAGACGGGGACAATATTGTAACTACACTCAACCAGTCTGAACGGTTAACCCCCATCGTCTATGCCGCAAATGGCAAACAACCAATGACAGTTGGGACGGATCAAAAAGTAAACACCACTTTAACCTTAAGCAGCCCCTCATGGTTCTGGCAAGACAACACAGGATATATCATTATTCCCTCAGGTGAGGGAAAAACAGTCGTTAACCTAATTGGCGAACAACGGCAAAACAACTGGAATAACATTGATAAGCGAAACCCGTCACAGGTACAAAATGTAAATATCTTCCAGCTTGGCATTGTCCATGGAAACCAAGGCAAATGGAACTGCCAAGAATATATTTATGTTGTTGTTCCTAATGTTACAGCAGACCAGATGGGAGCCCAGTTTACAGCCTTATCAAGCGGCCTTAAAATAGTAAATACAAAGGATCAGCAATCTGTGGCTTACCAGGATTATTTCTGTACGTTGATGTTAGACAGTCGGAAGGCGGAAAATTTTGCATTTGGTAATAATCAATATAAGTTGGCTTCAACTGCCAGGACTGCCGTGATCATTAAAAAAAAGGGGAACCAACTGCGTATAGATGCGAATAAAATGGATAATGGGGATAATAGTGCAGCAAATGTGACTATTGCTAATAGCAATGGGAAAAAACAATCCCTGACAATTCCGGCACCTGCTCCACAGAGTGGATGGTTGCCGGCAGGGAAAGTTCTGATGTTCTAA
- a CDS encoding class I SAM-dependent methyltransferase, giving the protein MPVDHSLTYKKKSLKSLPHRYRLKVIFGQLDRFSIKDDLFADVGCSNGFITNLITKKYAVKKPVGLEYVEEHVLAARKSYPHIRFDQINLNNDLPVKFKCQFDVITCFETLEHVGNLPQAISNLIEMGKSDARILITVPIEIGPWGITKYLLKRNVYKGYTLQELGVVKSRNYFSDLLRGKDISVYRDPSRPGWGTHFGFDYRRIDKLLADKNISFKAKNHFTTRFYAIKLGK; this is encoded by the coding sequence ATGCCTGTAGACCATTCGCTTACCTATAAAAAGAAGAGTCTTAAAAGTCTTCCCCATCGATACCGGCTAAAGGTGATTTTTGGCCAGTTGGACAGATTTTCGATTAAAGATGATCTTTTCGCTGATGTTGGTTGCAGTAATGGTTTTATTACGAATTTGATAACGAAAAAGTATGCCGTAAAAAAGCCGGTAGGACTTGAATATGTAGAAGAGCATGTCCTGGCCGCTCGGAAATCATACCCCCACATAAGATTTGACCAAATTAATCTTAACAATGATTTGCCGGTGAAGTTCAAATGCCAATTTGATGTTATAACATGTTTTGAAACTCTCGAGCATGTTGGAAATTTGCCCCAAGCGATATCCAATCTAATTGAAATGGGCAAATCTGATGCCCGGATACTGATAACGGTCCCAATAGAAATTGGCCCCTGGGGTATTACAAAATATCTTCTTAAACGCAATGTGTACAAGGGATACACCCTACAGGAACTCGGGGTTGTAAAATCCAGAAACTATTTTAGTGACCTGCTGCGCGGCAAGGATATTTCGGTGTACAGGGACCCATCGAGACCAGGCTGGGGGACGCATTTTGGGTTTGATTACAGGAGAATAGATAAATTGCTTGCCGACAAGAATATTTCGTTTAAGGCAAAAAATCATTTTACAACCCGGTTTTATGCTATTAAACTAGGCAAATAA
- a CDS encoding ABC-F family ATP-binding cassette domain-containing protein, whose translation MHYVTVEGLTKSYGATPLFENISFHIEEGDKIALVALNGTGKSTLLRILCGKEVADAGKVWIHKDVTVVMLEQQADFVLHKSVLENIFNYNHPVLQAIKAYEQLTDEDQEPDLDELTKAIARMDELNAWHFDAKVKQILGRLNIHHLDQPVSSLSGGQQKRVALAKVLIDIGFEHTHTLLIMDEPTNHLDVSMIEWLENYLDQERVTLLLVTHDRYFLDSVCNEIMELDRQQLFIYKGDYENYLEKKASREDMDRSSVEKARNQYRKELEWMRKQPKARTTKSKSRQDAFYDVEKRAKQRLEQQQLELNVKMTRLGGKILELKKVYKSFGSLQILKGFDYTFKRGERIGVVGKNGVGKSTFLNMLMGLEQPDSGKINVGETVVFGNYSQQGLVVKEDMRVIEFVKNIAENFPLADGTKVSAAQFLQLFLFTPEKQYTFISKLSGGEKRRLFLLSLLFRNPNFLILDEPTNDLDLPTLSILEDFLLSYQGCLLIVSHDRYFMDKLVDHLFVFEGNGVIRDFPGNYTQYRDWEKDQEKIKEMPVPVEKPASSEPQPSAAPAAPQKPATKKLSFKEQRELQLLEKDIEALEAEKKQLDEKMGAGSLPYEELDAAARRVGEIMALLDEKGMRWLELSE comes from the coding sequence ATGCATTATGTTACGGTAGAAGGGCTCACCAAGTCCTACGGCGCTACGCCTTTATTCGAAAATATCAGCTTTCACATTGAAGAAGGCGACAAAATAGCCCTGGTGGCCCTGAACGGTACTGGTAAAAGCACGCTCCTGCGCATCCTCTGTGGCAAGGAAGTGGCCGATGCCGGCAAAGTATGGATCCACAAGGATGTGACCGTGGTAATGCTGGAACAGCAGGCGGACTTCGTCCTCCACAAATCTGTGCTGGAGAATATCTTTAACTACAACCACCCTGTGCTCCAGGCCATCAAAGCCTATGAACAACTTACAGATGAAGACCAGGAACCAGACCTGGACGAACTGACCAAAGCCATTGCCCGGATGGACGAGCTGAATGCCTGGCATTTTGACGCCAAGGTGAAGCAGATCCTCGGCCGCCTCAACATCCACCACCTGGACCAGCCCGTGAGCAGCCTTTCCGGTGGCCAGCAAAAGCGCGTGGCCCTGGCTAAAGTGCTTATTGATATTGGGTTTGAGCACACCCACACCCTCCTCATCATGGACGAACCTACCAACCACCTGGACGTAAGCATGATCGAGTGGCTGGAAAATTACCTGGACCAGGAACGGGTAACCCTGCTGCTGGTAACGCACGACCGCTACTTCCTTGACAGTGTGTGTAACGAGATCATGGAACTGGACCGCCAGCAACTCTTCATCTATAAGGGCGATTACGAGAACTACCTGGAAAAGAAGGCCTCCCGCGAGGATATGGACCGCAGCAGCGTGGAGAAAGCCCGCAACCAGTATCGCAAGGAGCTGGAATGGATGCGCAAGCAACCCAAGGCCCGCACTACCAAAAGTAAATCGCGCCAGGACGCTTTTTATGATGTGGAAAAACGCGCCAAACAGCGCCTGGAGCAACAGCAACTGGAGCTTAATGTGAAAATGACCCGCCTGGGTGGCAAGATCCTGGAACTGAAAAAAGTATATAAATCGTTCGGCAGCCTGCAGATTCTCAAGGGCTTTGACTATACTTTCAAAAGAGGAGAACGCATCGGCGTGGTGGGGAAGAACGGGGTGGGTAAATCCACCTTCCTCAACATGCTCATGGGCCTGGAGCAGCCGGATTCCGGCAAGATCAACGTAGGGGAGACCGTGGTGTTTGGCAACTACAGCCAGCAAGGCCTGGTAGTAAAGGAAGATATGCGGGTGATCGAATTCGTGAAGAACATTGCGGAAAATTTTCCCCTGGCAGATGGCACCAAGGTGAGCGCCGCCCAGTTCCTGCAACTCTTCCTTTTCACCCCGGAAAAACAATACACTTTCATCTCCAAGTTAAGCGGGGGTGAAAAACGCCGTTTGTTCCTGCTGTCCCTCCTTTTCCGCAATCCCAATTTCCTCATCCTGGACGAACCCACAAACGACCTGGACCTGCCCACCCTGAGCATCCTGGAAGATTTCCTGCTCAGCTACCAGGGCTGCCTGCTCATTGTAAGCCACGACCGCTACTTCATGGACAAGCTGGTAGACCACCTGTTTGTATTTGAAGGCAACGGGGTGATACGCGATTTCCCCGGCAACTACACCCAGTACCGCGATTGGGAAAAAGACCAGGAAAAGATAAAGGAAATGCCAGTACCGGTTGAAAAGCCCGCTTCCAGTGAGCCCCAGCCATCCGCTGCCCCCGCCGCACCGCAAAAGCCAGCTACCAAAAAGCTCAGTTTCAAAGAGCAAAGGGAGCTGCAACTCCTGGAAAAGGACATTGAAGCACTGGAAGCAGAAAAGAAGCAACTTGATGAAAAAATGGGAGCCGGCAGCCTGCCTTACGAAGAGCTGGACGCCGCCGCCCGCCGCGTTGGGGAGATCATGGCCCTGCTGGATGAAAAGGGCATGCGCTGGCTGGAGCTGAGTGAGTAA
- a CDS encoding glycosyltransferase family 2 protein yields MISLIVATVGNKTDELRRLFESLERQRFTDYEVIVVSQDNHDVVGGIVSEFRGTALQVRLNRRGLAYARNEGIRYLSQRSGIVSFPDDDCWFPEDGLSIIAESFNQNPSEVLSFRIYDPLTNNFYKGYPERPDGNLSWTQIFKKCSIELFFRLDVVKKGIRFDERFGLGGNYPSGEENIFLADVKHAGMTISYLPVTVIHHLKPQRKSRLSFAQLMSKGPMFNRMFNKGTALILLTAFIIKKRSFAEHGWAVFNLYRETLKFNKKAD; encoded by the coding sequence ATGATTTCTCTGATAGTCGCAACTGTTGGTAACAAAACTGACGAGCTAAGACGCTTGTTTGAAAGTCTGGAGCGACAGCGATTTACAGATTATGAAGTAATTGTTGTATCGCAGGATAATCATGACGTTGTAGGCGGAATAGTAAGCGAATTCCGGGGAACAGCATTGCAGGTTCGATTAAACAGGAGAGGGCTAGCCTATGCACGAAACGAAGGAATAAGGTATCTGTCGCAGCGTTCCGGGATTGTCTCATTCCCGGACGATGACTGCTGGTTCCCGGAAGATGGATTGAGCATTATCGCGGAAAGCTTCAATCAAAACCCTTCTGAGGTGTTGAGTTTTAGAATATACGATCCGCTGACAAACAATTTTTACAAAGGTTACCCGGAAAGGCCGGACGGGAACCTGTCCTGGACGCAAATATTCAAAAAATGTTCAATTGAATTGTTTTTCCGGTTGGATGTTGTAAAAAAGGGAATCCGCTTTGATGAAAGGTTTGGCTTGGGCGGCAATTACCCCTCGGGCGAAGAGAATATCTTCCTTGCAGATGTAAAGCATGCCGGAATGACGATCTCCTACTTACCAGTTACAGTAATACATCACCTAAAACCACAACGAAAATCGCGACTGTCATTTGCTCAGTTGATGAGTAAAGGACCGATGTTCAACAGAATGTTTAACAAAGGAACAGCCTTGATACTGCTGACTGCCTTCATTATTAAAAAGCGCTCATTTGCTGAACACGGGTGGGCGGTCTTTAATCTCTACAGGGAAACACTTAAATTTAACAAGAAAGCTGATTAG
- the fcl gene encoding GDP-L-fucose synthase, protein MQPTDKIYVAGHRGMVGSAIVRRLQQEGFNNIIGRTSSELDLRQQTAVDAFFAAERPDYVFLAAAKVGGIVANNTYRAEFLYDNLMIQSNIMQAAHLHGTTKLMFLGSSCIYPKLAPQPLKEEALLTGLLEPTNEPYAIAKIAGIKMADAYRAQYGSHFISVMPTNLYGPNDNYDLERSHVLPALIRKFHTAKVTNAPEVVVWGTGTPLREFLHADDMADACVFLMKTYDEPGFLNIGIGEDISIADLARLVQRVIGYEGRLVFDTSKPDGTPRKLMDVTRLSNRGWKARIGLEEGIRSVYEGVKDTWVV, encoded by the coding sequence ATGCAACCTACCGATAAAATATATGTAGCCGGCCACCGGGGTATGGTGGGATCGGCTATTGTGAGAAGACTCCAACAGGAAGGATTCAATAATATTATAGGCCGTACTTCTTCGGAATTGGACCTCCGCCAGCAAACCGCTGTAGATGCCTTTTTTGCCGCGGAACGGCCGGATTACGTTTTCCTGGCCGCCGCTAAAGTGGGAGGCATCGTTGCCAATAACACCTACCGGGCGGAGTTCCTTTATGATAACTTAATGATACAGAGTAACATCATGCAGGCTGCCCACCTGCACGGCACTACGAAACTGATGTTCCTGGGCTCCTCCTGCATCTATCCCAAGCTGGCCCCCCAGCCCCTGAAAGAAGAAGCCCTACTCACCGGCCTGCTGGAACCTACCAATGAGCCATATGCCATCGCTAAAATTGCTGGCATAAAAATGGCAGATGCCTATCGTGCGCAATATGGTAGCCATTTTATTTCCGTTATGCCTACCAATCTTTATGGACCTAATGACAACTACGACCTGGAGCGCTCTCATGTGCTGCCAGCGCTCATCCGCAAGTTTCACACCGCAAAAGTGACCAATGCACCGGAGGTTGTAGTATGGGGAACCGGTACGCCGCTGCGGGAATTCCTGCATGCAGATGATATGGCGGATGCCTGCGTATTCCTCATGAAAACATACGATGAACCAGGCTTTCTGAATATAGGTATTGGGGAAGATATTAGCATTGCTGATCTGGCCAGGCTAGTACAGCGCGTTATAGGTTATGAAGGGCGGCTGGTGTTTGATACCAGCAAGCCGGATGGCACGCCCCGTAAGCTGATGGATGTAACCCGGCTTAGTAACAGGGGCTGGAAAGCCCGGATAGGACTGGAAGAGGGTATTCGCTCCGTATACGAGGGGGTGAAGGATACATGGGTCGTATAG
- a CDS encoding glycosyltransferase family 2 protein, with product MDPVVSIITPAYNAGKYITKTINSVLAQSFEEWELLIIDDYSSDNTAEVVLTLLEKDNRIKYVRMPMNGGPVKARNHGISISIGRFIAFLDSDDSWFPNKLEVQVKFMLEHNIALSYTSYYADNGITRILRKVPQRLSYNQLLKKCHIGCLTAMYDADQIGKPAMPDFPKRHDWAYWLGMLSGGGYAYGILEPLATYTLRQTSLSANKIDLVKHNWRVFKMYEGNGIKAHYKFAIFMFVNVWYTVSEKIGLRLNALFRKSA from the coding sequence ATGGATCCGGTTGTTAGTATTATCACACCCGCATATAATGCAGGCAAATATATCACCAAGACAATAAATTCTGTACTCGCCCAATCTTTTGAGGAATGGGAGTTGTTGATCATTGATGACTATTCTAGTGATAATACTGCAGAAGTAGTTCTAACTTTATTAGAAAAAGATAACAGGATAAAGTACGTCAGGATGCCGATGAATGGGGGGCCAGTGAAGGCGAGAAACCATGGGATCAGTATTTCAATTGGCCGTTTTATCGCCTTCCTTGACAGCGATGATTCCTGGTTTCCCAACAAGCTGGAGGTTCAGGTAAAATTTATGCTGGAGCATAATATTGCCTTATCATATACATCTTATTATGCAGACAATGGCATTACGAGAATCCTGCGAAAAGTACCCCAAAGACTTTCTTATAATCAGTTGCTTAAAAAATGCCATATCGGGTGCCTTACCGCCATGTATGACGCGGATCAAATAGGAAAACCTGCTATGCCGGATTTCCCTAAACGACATGACTGGGCATATTGGCTGGGAATGCTTTCTGGTGGCGGGTATGCATATGGCATCCTCGAGCCGCTAGCCACTTATACACTCCGTCAAACCTCTTTGTCTGCCAATAAAATAGACCTCGTTAAACACAATTGGAGGGTATTCAAGATGTACGAGGGCAATGGGATCAAAGCGCATTATAAATTTGCCATCTTTATGTTTGTCAATGTTTGGTATACGGTCTCTGAAAAAATAGGGCTCCGCCTCAATGCTTTATTCCGCAAGTCTGCTTAG